The Rhodococcus triatomae genome includes a window with the following:
- a CDS encoding DUF378 domain-containing protein, producing the protein MRPRTIPDWIAFVLLLIGAFAWAAFVTDVNVLDRALEPIADPLDDIVFVLIGLAGLYWIIRVITGERSHQH; encoded by the coding sequence ATGCGGCCACGCACGATACCGGACTGGATCGCCTTCGTATTACTGCTGATCGGCGCGTTCGCCTGGGCCGCGTTCGTCACCGACGTCAACGTGCTCGACCGGGCCCTGGAACCGATCGCCGACCCCCTCGACGACATCGTGTTCGTGCTCATCGGGCTCGCCGGCCTGTACTGGATCATCCGCGTGATCACCGGTGAACGCAGCCACCAGCACTGA
- a CDS encoding family 16 glycoside hydrolase has translation MLTRARTALTLLATVGVVTAGTGCSDTGPASEPTTAAGPTATVGQVTTIGFDDNTTLPEGTDIATGTWQIQAQDGTPTPPNALCQTATAEYPALTLGPANYTDATISVRFLPISGTEDQAAGIIFRSVDPGNYYVLRANALEGNVNFYQYTNGTRSILAEANTPVPTGQWQELRVEITGDTMTGYLDGTQIVHTRHDRLRSGRIGLWTKADSHTCFDDFTATAR, from the coding sequence GTGCTCACACGCGCGCGAACCGCGCTCACCCTGCTCGCCACGGTCGGGGTGGTGACCGCCGGGACCGGCTGCTCCGACACCGGCCCGGCATCAGAGCCCACCACCGCGGCTGGGCCCACCGCGACCGTCGGCCAGGTCACCACCATCGGCTTCGACGACAACACGACACTGCCAGAGGGCACCGACATCGCCACCGGGACCTGGCAGATCCAGGCCCAGGACGGCACACCCACCCCGCCGAACGCGTTGTGCCAGACCGCCACCGCCGAATATCCCGCCCTCACCCTCGGCCCGGCGAACTACACCGACGCCACGATCAGCGTCCGGTTCCTGCCCATCTCCGGCACCGAGGACCAAGCCGCCGGAATCATCTTCCGCAGCGTCGACCCCGGCAACTACTACGTGCTGCGCGCCAACGCACTGGAAGGCAACGTCAACTTCTACCAATACACCAACGGCACCCGCTCGATCCTCGCCGAAGCCAACACCCCCGTCCCGACCGGACAATGGCAGGAACTGCGCGTCGAGATCACCGGCGACACCATGACCGGCTACCTCGACGGCACCCAGATCGTGCACACCCGCCACGACCGCCTGCGCAGCGGCCGCATCGGACTGTGGACCAAGGCCGACTCCCACACCTGCTTCGACGACTTCACCGCCACGGCGCGGTAG
- a CDS encoding DUF1259 domain-containing protein produces MTIRTALTALLAVPLLAITACGNDTDTPDSTTTEHGGTAEHAAATQTTDADWAPVAEILGRSGKFDKTNTVYRVGLPRTDLSVQVRDVTINPGLSLGGYAAFTKYGDQAMLMGDLVVTEAELPAVTDALQAGGLAQTAVHKHLPQHEPPIWWTHIHGMGDPAKLAQTIKAALDKTGIRPPTPASGEQPPLDLDTAGIDTALGRKGTSEGGVYKYGIARAETVTDGTHTLPAALGLTTAINFQPVGGGRAAINGDFAMIESEIQPVVQALRSAGIEVVEIHNHGLDDNPRLFYMHFWAVDDAVRLSKALRTALDATNLQK; encoded by the coding sequence ATGACGATACGCACCGCGTTGACCGCCCTGCTCGCCGTTCCGCTGCTGGCCATCACGGCCTGCGGAAACGACACCGACACCCCCGACTCCACCACCACCGAGCACGGCGGCACCGCCGAGCACGCCGCCGCCACGCAAACCACCGACGCGGACTGGGCACCGGTCGCCGAGATCCTGGGCCGCAGCGGAAAGTTCGACAAAACCAATACCGTCTACCGGGTCGGGCTGCCGCGCACCGATCTGTCGGTGCAGGTCCGCGACGTCACCATCAACCCGGGCCTGTCGCTGGGCGGGTACGCCGCGTTCACCAAATACGGCGACCAGGCCATGCTGATGGGCGACCTGGTGGTCACCGAGGCCGAACTGCCCGCCGTCACCGACGCGCTGCAGGCCGGTGGCCTGGCCCAGACCGCGGTGCACAAACACCTGCCCCAGCACGAGCCGCCGATCTGGTGGACCCACATCCACGGCATGGGCGACCCCGCCAAACTCGCGCAGACCATCAAAGCCGCGCTGGACAAGACCGGTATCCGCCCACCCACGCCGGCATCGGGTGAGCAGCCGCCCCTGGACCTCGACACCGCCGGCATCGACACCGCGCTCGGCCGCAAGGGCACCAGCGAGGGCGGGGTATACAAATACGGCATCGCGCGCGCGGAAACCGTCACCGACGGCACCCACACCCTGCCCGCGGCCCTGGGGTTGACCACCGCGATCAACTTCCAGCCCGTCGGCGGCGGCCGCGCGGCGATCAACGGCGACTTCGCGATGATCGAATCCGAGATCCAGCCGGTCGTCCAAGCGTTGCGTAGCGCCGGTATCGAGGTCGTCGAGATCCACAACCACGGCCTCGACGACAACCCCCGATTGTTCTACATGCACTTCTGGGCCGTCGACGACGCCGTGCGCCTGTCCAAGGCACTGCGCACCGCACTCGACGCCACCAACCTGCAGAAATAA
- a CDS encoding response regulator transcription factor, with product MRILVVEDEPRMARLLRRALTEEGYAADIAPDGVAGLDAATGGGYDAIVLDVMLPKLDGFTVCRTLRAQGDDVPILMLTARGQVRDRVAGLDGGADDYLTKPFHLAEFFARLRALLRRGHPEPAAPLCAGDLRLDPVTHRVWRGETEIEVTAKEFALLETFLRHPGAVFTRQQLLEHCWDFAFESRSNVVEVHIRALRDKIDRRFGVTSLETLRGVGYRLNPVTATGQREPS from the coding sequence ATGCGGATACTCGTGGTCGAGGACGAGCCACGGATGGCGCGGCTGTTGCGGCGCGCCTTGACCGAGGAAGGATATGCCGCCGATATCGCCCCCGACGGGGTCGCCGGGTTGGACGCCGCCACCGGCGGTGGCTATGACGCGATCGTGCTGGATGTGATGCTGCCGAAACTGGACGGGTTCACCGTCTGCCGCACGCTGCGTGCCCAGGGCGATGACGTCCCGATTCTGATGCTCACCGCCCGTGGGCAGGTTCGTGACCGGGTGGCCGGGCTCGACGGCGGCGCCGACGACTACCTGACGAAACCGTTCCATCTGGCGGAGTTCTTCGCGCGGCTGCGCGCGCTGCTGCGCCGCGGGCACCCCGAGCCCGCGGCGCCGCTGTGTGCCGGGGATCTGCGGCTGGATCCGGTGACCCACCGGGTGTGGCGCGGCGAGACCGAAATCGAGGTGACCGCCAAGGAATTCGCGCTACTGGAAACCTTCCTGCGGCATCCGGGCGCGGTGTTCACCCGCCAGCAGCTGCTGGAACACTGCTGGGACTTCGCGTTCGAGTCCCGCTCGAATGTGGTCGAGGTGCACATCCGCGCCCTGCGCGACAAGATCGACCGCCGGTTCGGGGTCACCAGCCTCGAGACCCTGCGCGGGGTCGGATACCGCCTCAACCCGGTCACCGCGACCGGACAGCGGGAGCCGTCGTGA
- a CDS encoding sensor histidine kinase, with product MISRWPIRIRLTVAFGVLMALVLSGIGVVTVRQARDAADESVTDGPSRALIEAMITDLRGELLLAFPLIWILATAGAFLLATAALRPVERMRARAAQLRPDDPDPYLPIPDSDDEIARLGTTFNDLLARLHDALDRERRFVADAGHELRTPLSLLTTELELALRAPRGNTELIATVRAALDDTNRLSRLAQDLLLLARSSDDDSFLTGDTHQLHPLLAAITDRYPDPIGLDCPPRLSVRVDPDRFERAIGNLIDNALDYGLPPIHLTAAQHDSMVTITVRDHGPGFPPEFLPHALDRFTRADAARTRGGNGLGLSIVAAIAARHHGRVHAANHPDGGAVVTVELPAVADLAIDGDTVGGKRR from the coding sequence GTGATCTCGCGGTGGCCCATCCGGATCCGGCTCACCGTCGCCTTCGGTGTGCTGATGGCGCTGGTGCTGTCGGGTATTGGTGTCGTCACCGTGCGCCAGGCCCGCGACGCCGCCGACGAATCGGTCACCGACGGCCCCAGCCGCGCACTGATCGAGGCGATGATCACCGACCTGCGCGGCGAACTGCTCCTCGCGTTCCCGCTGATCTGGATTCTCGCCACCGCCGGTGCCTTTCTGCTGGCCACCGCCGCACTGCGCCCGGTCGAGCGGATGCGCGCCCGCGCCGCGCAGCTGCGCCCCGACGATCCGGACCCGTACCTGCCGATTCCCGACAGCGACGACGAAATCGCGCGCCTGGGAACCACATTCAACGATCTCCTCGCGCGGCTGCACGACGCGCTCGACCGCGAGCGCCGCTTCGTCGCCGACGCCGGCCACGAACTGCGCACCCCGTTGAGCCTGCTCACCACCGAACTCGAACTCGCCCTGCGCGCACCCCGCGGCAATACCGAGCTCATCGCCACGGTGCGCGCCGCGCTCGACGACACCAACCGGCTCTCCCGCCTGGCCCAGGACCTCCTGCTGCTGGCGCGCAGCAGCGACGACGACAGCTTCCTCACCGGCGATACCCACCAACTACACCCCCTCCTCGCAGCGATCACCGACCGCTACCCGGACCCGATCGGGCTGGACTGTCCGCCGCGGCTGTCGGTGCGCGTCGACCCCGACCGCTTCGAACGCGCGATCGGCAACCTGATCGACAATGCCCTCGACTACGGGCTTCCACCCATCCACCTCACGGCGGCACAGCACGATTCGATGGTCACCATTACTGTCCGTGACCACGGGCCCGGCTTCCCACCCGAGTTCTTGCCCCACGCCTTGGACCGGTTCACCCGCGCCGACGCCGCCCGCACCCGCGGCGGTAACGGGCTCGGGCTGTCGATCGTCGCGGCCATCGCCGCCCGCCACCACGGCCGTGTCCACGCCGCCAACCATCCCGACGGCGGCGCCGTCGTGACCGTGGAATTGCCCGCCGTTGCTGACCTCGCCATCGATGGCGACACCGTGGGCGGGAAGCGCCGCTAA
- a CDS encoding ABC transporter permease: protein MNPEVSLPGWGGVAASLALVAVAVAIAYRQRLRLTRDLLAATARAAIQLAAVGAILLIVFAHTGLPGALAWVAVMVVIAGQVAGRRGAGLPHARRAATIGVAAATAATLSVLVLLGVISTQARVVVPVGGMIVAGAMQAAGLALHRMLEDARRARPGIEARLCLGLPASEAFAPYRRSALRTALIPAIDATKVVGLISLPGAMTGLILAGVDPLTAIRYQIVVMYMLLAAATIAAASSGALAQRALFDDAHRLRSMN, encoded by the coding sequence ATGAACCCCGAGGTGTCGCTGCCCGGCTGGGGTGGCGTGGCGGCCAGTCTGGCGCTGGTCGCGGTAGCGGTCGCCATCGCCTACCGGCAGCGGCTGCGGTTGACCCGCGACCTGCTCGCCGCCACCGCGCGGGCCGCGATCCAACTGGCGGCGGTCGGTGCGATCCTGCTGATCGTGTTCGCGCACACCGGATTACCGGGCGCGCTGGCCTGGGTCGCGGTCATGGTCGTCATCGCCGGGCAGGTAGCCGGGCGGCGCGGTGCGGGCCTGCCGCATGCGCGCCGGGCCGCCACGATCGGCGTAGCCGCGGCCACCGCGGCCACCCTGTCCGTGCTGGTGCTGCTCGGGGTGATCTCGACCCAGGCCCGCGTGGTGGTGCCGGTCGGCGGCATGATCGTGGCCGGGGCCATGCAGGCCGCCGGCCTGGCCCTGCACCGGATGCTCGAGGACGCCCGCCGCGCCCGGCCCGGTATCGAGGCCCGCCTGTGCCTGGGCCTGCCCGCCTCGGAGGCGTTCGCCCCGTACCGGCGCTCGGCGCTGCGCACCGCGCTCATTCCGGCCATCGACGCCACCAAGGTCGTGGGCCTGATCAGCCTGCCCGGCGCGATGACCGGACTCATCCTCGCCGGAGTGGACCCGCTGACGGCCATCCGCTACCAGATCGTGGTGATGTACATGCTGCTCGCCGCCGCCACCATCGCCGCCGCAAGTAGTGGTGCGCTGGCCCAGCGTGCGCTGTTCGACGACGCGCACCGGCTGCGGAGCATGAATTAG
- a CDS encoding Na+/H+ antiporter NhaA, with the protein MIAVFFTTDLNPAALGAALAGLVVFHLLQRYRVRGWWWYVPLGLAIWALTYHGGVHATVAGVAMGLILRTTSDAGADSSPGERTEHLLRPVRFPRFLGGLDVPPVFRSWFA; encoded by the coding sequence GTGATCGCCGTCTTCTTCACGACCGACTTGAATCCCGCGGCCCTCGGCGCGGCTCTGGCAGGGCTGGTGGTCTTCCACCTGCTCCAGCGGTACCGGGTGCGCGGTTGGTGGTGGTACGTGCCGCTCGGGCTGGCGATCTGGGCGTTGACCTACCACGGCGGGGTGCACGCCACGGTGGCCGGTGTGGCGATGGGCCTGATCCTGCGCACCACCAGCGATGCGGGTGCGGACTCCTCGCCCGGGGAGCGTACGGAGCACCTGCTGCGGCCGGTGAGGTTCCCCCGCTTCCTTGGAGGGCTTGATGTTCCCCCGGTTTTCCGGAGTTGGTTTGCTTGA
- a CDS encoding transposase yields MPRRYPEEFRRKVLDLVAAGRPVAQIAADLGISDQTIYVWRKQELIDTGQIPGATSAEQSELIAAKRRIRELEHEVAILKRARELLKGQGHGPKGVTRP; encoded by the coding sequence GTGCCAAGGCGTTATCCCGAAGAGTTCCGTCGCAAGGTCCTGGACCTGGTCGCCGCCGGCCGACCAGTCGCGCAGATAGCCGCGGACCTGGGCATCAGCGACCAGACGATCTATGTCTGGCGCAAACAAGAACTGATCGACACCGGCCAGATACCGGGCGCAACGAGCGCCGAGCAGTCCGAACTGATCGCAGCAAAGCGCCGCATCCGCGAGCTCGAGCACGAGGTCGCCATCCTGAAAAGGGCGCGTGAGCTGCTGAAAGGACAGGGCCATGGCCCAAAAGGCGTTACGCGGCCATAG
- a CDS encoding IS3 family transposase (programmed frameshift), which translates to MAQKKSRQFSPEFRETAAREVFEKSRPIADVARDCGVTDQTIRNWVKQLQRTNSAADTGLSLPERARLKELERRVRELEDENRFLGKIGGLLREEAPVTVKYAFIASEEGNYAVVDMCRWAGVSRSGFYDWRSRKPSATARWREILEAEVRFCFDHSDSTYGYRRVHAQLARWGTQVDPDTVRKIMRELGLVPCQPRPFRPVTTIAGDAADLPDLVARDFTADAPGRKLVGDITYIRTWEGWLYLATVLDCYSKKVIGYAMADHMRTELVTDALRMAIRNLPIMVEGTIFHSDRGSQYLSAEFASVAQELGIVRSVGRTGTCYDNAWAESFNGTLKNERVNRTQYPTREHARRDITRYIELRYNQIRLHSGIDYHTPNEVESAWFQQNQAA; encoded by the exons GTGGCACAGAAGAAGTCGCGTCAGTTCAGCCCGGAGTTCCGGGAAACGGCGGCACGTGAGGTGTTCGAGAAGTCTCGGCCGATCGCCGATGTCGCGCGCGATTGCGGGGTAACCGATCAGACGATCCGGAACTGGGTGAAACAGCTCCAGCGCACGAACTCGGCAGCGGATACCGGGTTGTCTTTGCCGGAACGTGCCCGCTTGAAGGAATTGGAGCGGCGGGTCCGGGAACTGGAGGACGAGAACCGCTTCCTGG GGAAAATCGGTGGCCTTCTTCGCGAAGAAGCACCGGTAACGGTCAAGTACGCGTTCATCGCGTCCGAAGAAGGCAATTACGCTGTGGTCGATATGTGCCGGTGGGCAGGAGTTTCCCGCTCAGGATTCTATGACTGGCGAAGCCGGAAACCCTCGGCCACCGCGCGGTGGCGGGAAATCCTCGAAGCAGAAGTCCGGTTCTGCTTCGATCATTCCGACAGCACCTACGGTTACCGCCGCGTCCACGCCCAGCTCGCCCGGTGGGGAACCCAGGTCGATCCGGACACCGTTCGGAAAATCATGCGTGAGCTGGGGTTGGTGCCGTGCCAGCCCCGGCCGTTCCGACCGGTCACCACCATCGCCGGCGACGCCGCCGACCTGCCCGACCTGGTGGCACGCGACTTCACCGCCGACGCGCCGGGACGCAAGCTCGTCGGTGACATCACCTATATCCGTACCTGGGAAGGGTGGCTTTATCTGGCCACCGTGCTCGACTGCTATTCGAAGAAGGTGATCGGGTACGCGATGGCGGACCATATGCGCACCGAATTGGTGACCGACGCCCTGCGCATGGCCATCCGGAACCTGCCCATCATGGTCGAAGGAACAATATTCCACAGCGACCGCGGCAGCCAGTACCTTTCCGCTGAATTCGCCTCAGTGGCACAAGAACTCGGCATCGTGCGATCGGTAGGCCGCACGGGAACTTGCTATGACAATGCCTGGGCGGAATCTTTCAATGGAACCCTGAAGAATGAGCGCGTGAACCGCACTCAATACCCGACCCGGGAACACGCTCGAAGGGATATCACCCGCTATATCGAGTTGCGGTACAACCAGATTCGTCTGCACTCCGGAATTGACTACCACACGCCGAACGAAGTAGAGTCCGCGTGGTTCCAGCAGAATCAGGCGGCTTGA
- a CDS encoding Rv1733c family protein, whose amino-acid sequence MSGHPSAPIRIWRMRPWNTNPLMHAHMRFETLAVALLLLASIIAVPIAGAVGTAAYSGMRTRILTDNATKILASVTIADDPVHLKSERRFQATVRWYQDGQDNTLIAPVPHTAERGQQVTVWIGADGTPVDPPRQTSDAVLDGLGAGIAVLCGTWFTATLLIWCGRLLGDHRRRTAWAAEWQQLNHPTTQ is encoded by the coding sequence ATGTCTGGCCACCCTTCGGCGCCGATCCGGATCTGGCGGATGCGGCCGTGGAACACCAACCCTCTGATGCATGCGCACATGCGATTCGAGACTCTCGCGGTAGCCCTGTTACTGCTTGCCAGCATCATTGCGGTGCCGATCGCCGGAGCCGTGGGGACCGCGGCCTACAGCGGTATGCGAACCCGGATCCTGACGGACAACGCGACGAAGATTCTGGCCTCCGTGACGATCGCCGACGATCCGGTCCACCTGAAATCCGAGCGGCGATTCCAGGCCACAGTCCGGTGGTACCAGGACGGGCAGGACAACACCCTCATCGCTCCCGTGCCGCACACCGCCGAACGCGGCCAGCAGGTTACGGTGTGGATCGGCGCTGACGGCACCCCGGTCGACCCGCCCCGGCAAACCAGCGACGCAGTCCTCGACGGCCTCGGAGCCGGCATAGCGGTCCTTTGCGGAACCTGGTTCACGGCAACACTGCTGATCTGGTGCGGACGACTGCTTGGCGACCACCGCCGAAGAACCGCCTGGGCAGCGGAATGGCAACAACTGAATCATCCGACCACGCAATGA
- a CDS encoding TerC family protein, which translates to MQLTHHRYEPRKQIMDVPTWLWAVFGAILTASLVVDLVLHRGPHVIGFREALRWSVFWVGLSLLFAVLVAVAVGPTASVEFTTAWLLEKSLSVDNLFVFALIFGYFNVPREYQHRVLFLGVLGALVFRAIFLLLGIAVVQRFTVVLFAFAAILLYSAYKLLKDDEETYDPGKSTAVRLVRKFIPVQEEYSGTHFFVRSAGKWVATPLLIVVAAIEAADIVFAVDSVPAVLAVSSEPLIVYSSVAFAILGLRALYFLLSGMLERFHYLSTGLAIILAFIGVKLMLQAAHKTISTAVPEVPSPVSLAVIVVVLTVSVVLSIRRPLPEQPAQPDSLGATEKPD; encoded by the coding sequence GTGCAACTCACGCACCATCGATACGAACCGAGGAAACAGATTATGGATGTCCCCACCTGGCTGTGGGCGGTGTTCGGCGCGATCTTGACCGCCAGCCTCGTCGTCGATCTCGTGCTGCATCGCGGCCCGCACGTGATCGGCTTCAGGGAAGCGCTCCGCTGGAGTGTGTTCTGGGTCGGCCTGTCGCTGCTCTTCGCAGTGCTCGTCGCGGTCGCGGTCGGCCCGACCGCCTCGGTGGAATTCACCACCGCCTGGCTGCTCGAGAAGAGCCTGTCGGTGGACAATCTCTTCGTCTTCGCCCTGATCTTCGGGTACTTCAACGTGCCCCGCGAATACCAACACCGGGTGCTGTTCCTCGGCGTGCTGGGCGCGCTGGTCTTCCGCGCGATATTCCTGCTCCTCGGCATCGCCGTGGTGCAGCGGTTCACCGTAGTCCTGTTCGCCTTCGCCGCGATCCTGCTCTACAGCGCCTACAAACTTCTCAAGGACGACGAGGAGACCTACGATCCCGGCAAGAGCACCGCGGTACGGCTGGTACGCAAGTTCATCCCGGTCCAGGAGGAATACTCCGGCACGCACTTCTTCGTCCGGTCGGCCGGCAAATGGGTCGCCACACCCCTGCTGATCGTCGTCGCCGCTATCGAGGCGGCCGATATCGTCTTCGCCGTCGACAGCGTGCCCGCGGTGCTGGCGGTGAGTAGCGAACCACTGATCGTGTACTCCAGCGTCGCTTTCGCCATTCTCGGATTGCGCGCCCTGTACTTCCTGCTCTCCGGAATGCTCGAGCGCTTCCACTACCTGTCGACCGGTCTGGCGATCATTCTCGCGTTCATCGGCGTCAAGCTCATGCTCCAAGCCGCCCACAAGACGATCAGCACCGCGGTGCCGGAGGTCCCGTCACCGGTCAGCCTGGCCGTAATCGTCGTCGTGCTGACGGTTTCGGTGGTCCTCAGCATCCGCCGACCACTGCCCGAGCAGCCCGCACAGCCGGACTCCCTGGGCGCCACCGAGAAGCCGGACTGA
- a CDS encoding DUF6671 family protein, with product MSAPHPYRDRDVALATKHGKEQVLAAALAERPGLTVQVATGVDTDELGTFTGEIERPAPPRETALRKARLAMQALGLPRGLASEGAFGPHPGIWFAPAGLEILAFVDDDLGLELTVHHLDCDTNFDHTVVDHLDEQAAQFLRTAQFGSHAVIVRPNSAPRGDAPLYKGIRTNTELADAVAHCATASSDGRARIETDMRAHLNPTRMRSIARLATELAERLDRLCARCDAPGFGHIATEPGLPCKFCFTATPQPAADIHGCARCEHRTRIERHELADPAGCPSCNP from the coding sequence ATGAGCGCACCCCACCCCTACCGCGACCGCGACGTCGCCCTGGCCACCAAACACGGCAAGGAGCAGGTACTGGCCGCCGCCCTGGCCGAACGCCCCGGCCTGACGGTGCAGGTCGCCACCGGCGTCGACACCGACGAACTGGGCACCTTCACCGGGGAGATCGAACGCCCGGCTCCACCGCGCGAGACCGCGTTGAGGAAAGCCCGCCTCGCCATGCAGGCCCTGGGGTTGCCGCGTGGACTGGCCTCCGAAGGCGCCTTCGGCCCCCACCCCGGTATCTGGTTCGCCCCGGCCGGGCTGGAAATCCTCGCCTTCGTCGACGACGATCTCGGCCTCGAGCTCACCGTGCACCACCTGGACTGCGACACCAACTTCGACCACACCGTCGTCGACCACCTCGACGAACAAGCCGCACAATTCCTGCGCACCGCTCAGTTCGGCAGCCACGCGGTGATCGTGCGGCCCAACAGCGCCCCCCGGGGCGACGCCCCGCTCTACAAAGGCATCCGCACCAACACCGAACTTGCCGACGCCGTCGCACACTGCGCGACGGCGTCGTCGGACGGGCGCGCCCGCATCGAAACCGACATGCGCGCCCACCTCAACCCCACCCGCATGCGCAGCATCGCCCGACTGGCCACCGAACTGGCCGAACGCCTCGACCGGCTCTGCGCGCGCTGCGACGCCCCCGGGTTCGGCCACATCGCCACCGAGCCCGGACTCCCTTGCAAGTTCTGCTTCACCGCTACCCCGCAGCCGGCCGCCGACATCCACGGCTGCGCCCGCTGTGAACACCGCACCAGAATCGAGCGTCACGAACTCGCAGACCCGGCGGGCTGCCCCTCCTGCAACCCGTAA
- a CDS encoding helix-turn-helix transcriptional regulator — translation MITVADWTFLTNHAHVLLCIAQDPGMRLRDVADAVGITERAAQRIVAELEQAGYLDRVRDGRRNRYRLNQELPLRHPLERDHAVGEILSVLTAEPKNAPGRSA, via the coding sequence GTGATCACGGTGGCGGACTGGACGTTTCTCACCAACCACGCGCACGTGCTGCTGTGCATCGCGCAAGACCCCGGGATGCGGCTACGCGACGTCGCCGACGCGGTCGGCATCACCGAACGCGCGGCCCAGCGCATCGTGGCCGAACTGGAACAGGCGGGCTACCTCGACCGCGTCCGCGACGGGCGCCGCAACCGCTACCGATTGAACCAAGAACTGCCGCTGCGGCACCCCCTCGAACGCGACCACGCGGTCGGGGAAATCCTCAGCGTCCTGACCGCCGAGCCGAAGAACGCACCCGGCCGCAGCGCATGA
- a CDS encoding L-threonylcarbamoyladenylate synthase has product MTHSARSTKADAPETLSDTVAAAPAAAAQARNIRHAAEILHRGGLVAFPTETVYGLGADAENAEAVRRVFEVKRRPETHPLIVHLADPCQLGDWVTEISGPARVLAEWFWPGPLTLVLPRGPRVPPVVTGGCDTVAVRVPQHRVALQLLTAFGGAIAAPSANRFGAVSCTSADHVADELGPVVDLILDGGTCPVGIESTIIDVTGDEPTLLRPGAIGVDDLAQALGRPIRTTTPSRGHRAPGQHPSHYAPRARVILVEESDVLAEAHRQQSHGRRVGVLRSPTSAASTFTGNVLVIEVPTAIGDYARDLYRLLREFDRHDCEVVIASLPTRAGVGLAIADRLTRASAPRPAATASTSTAAEKGGEPCQRRRASATKHMRNSIHVRQNGNQGS; this is encoded by the coding sequence ATGACGCACTCAGCCCGATCGACGAAAGCCGACGCCCCTGAGACACTCTCCGACACGGTCGCCGCCGCTCCTGCGGCGGCGGCCCAGGCGCGGAACATCCGCCACGCCGCGGAGATTCTGCACCGCGGCGGTCTGGTCGCCTTCCCGACCGAGACCGTGTACGGGCTCGGCGCCGACGCCGAGAACGCCGAGGCGGTCCGCCGGGTCTTCGAGGTCAAGCGGCGACCCGAAACGCACCCACTGATCGTGCATCTCGCCGATCCCTGCCAGCTCGGCGACTGGGTCACCGAGATATCGGGTCCCGCCCGGGTGCTCGCCGAGTGGTTCTGGCCGGGCCCGCTCACCCTGGTCCTGCCGCGCGGTCCCCGCGTTCCGCCCGTTGTCACCGGCGGATGCGACACCGTCGCGGTGCGGGTCCCGCAGCATCGCGTCGCGCTGCAGTTGCTCACCGCATTCGGAGGGGCGATCGCGGCGCCGTCGGCCAACCGCTTCGGCGCCGTCAGCTGCACCAGTGCCGACCACGTCGCCGACGAACTCGGTCCCGTCGTCGACCTCATTCTCGACGGCGGGACCTGCCCGGTCGGGATCGAATCCACCATCATCGACGTCACCGGCGACGAGCCGACCCTGCTGCGCCCGGGCGCGATCGGGGTCGACGATCTCGCCCAGGCGCTGGGCCGACCGATCCGCACGACCACACCATCGCGCGGGCACCGCGCGCCCGGGCAGCATCCTTCGCATTACGCCCCCCGAGCGCGCGTGATCCTGGTCGAGGAAAGCGACGTCCTCGCCGAGGCCCACCGGCAGCAATCGCACGGCCGGCGAGTCGGAGTCCTGCGATCCCCCACGAGTGCGGCATCGACCTTCACCGGCAACGTGCTGGTGATCGAGGTACCGACCGCCATCGGCGACTACGCCCGCGATCTGTACCGACTTCTGCGCGAATTCGATCGGCACGACTGCGAGGTCGTCATCGCCTCGCTCCCCACCCGCGCGGGTGTCGGCCTGGCCATCGCGGACCGCCTCACCCGCGCCTCCGCTCCTCGCCCCGCAGCAACCGCGTCGACCAGCACAGCCGCCGAGAAGGGAGGCGAACCGTGTCAACGACGTCGCGCGAGCGCGACCAAGCACATGCGCAACTCAATTCACGTAAGACAAAATGGCAATCAGGGATCGTAG